From Brassica rapa cultivar Chiifu-401-42 chromosome A06, CAAS_Brap_v3.01, whole genome shotgun sequence:
CAAACTTTTCTTGATATGAGTTGGATTAATAATCTGATACCTGAAGAAAATCAATTGCTAGGCTGGAAAGAGAGTCTGTGATTCCATGTGAAGCAAGGACGCTCAAGACTCCTCCAGAGCCAACAGGGGACTTGAGTATCTCCCATGGAGATTTCATCAAAATCTTGTGCTTTTTCGGTTCCTCTGGTGAGCTACACACTACGGGAAGTGTTTCTTCTTTGAGAAACCATACCTAGAGATGTTAGCAAATTCCACATGAGCTTTGTTAGAATAGAATCTGATAAGGAAATGCAAAACTATCCTTGGAGGGATTAAAGCCTTTCACCTTATCTGATTCGAATCCAAAATAATCATTTTCCTGAAAAAGGTTCCGCAGATCTTCAATTGCATGTTCAGGGGAAACAATAATGAGTGGTACACAAGCACGTTCTTCTTCCTGCATGTAACCCCATGAGCTATCTAGTATAAGCATCACTAAATGACagaatgattttaaatatcagCTAACCTTTAGGAACCGCTGCTCATCGTCAAGTAGCGTCTGAAGGTAGGAGACTGGACCATCCTCACCTTCCAGTTGTTCGGTCTCATGATCATTGAGAACCAAACAGATAGAAACTTTTCCCTCAGAGAACAGACTCTTCCCTTGCTGAAGGTAACTGAAGTTATCACCAACTTTCTCTTTACTTGCGTCAAAACTAAGGCATTCCCGGGATACATTTAGAGTCCAGTCCGATTCTCTAGCTCTCAGCGCATTGATTTCCTCAGTTACGTTCCATCTAATTTCAGCAAGATCCAAAATGAGAAAAACAGACTTATCGTAATGGTTGTGAAGTTTCTTAAAGAGTTAATTTACctcttcttggatgaattctcAATACTTTGCAAAGCTTTTTGAAGCAGAGTGGAGTTAACGTCAAGGATATGATCAGCAAGCAAACTCCTCTGAGACTTTTCTCCGAACCTTAATCCATCAAACACATGCTTCTGCTCCAACTCACATAACTTCTTTTTAGCAGCAATAAGCCGCTTCtgctgtttttttctttctttccacTCCTGAAAGAACGTGAAGTTTAAGagacaaaagaaaaatcttAACTAAAGTGTTCAATATGAAAGAGCGCAGAAGAATATGCCTCACAAGCTGGCGTCTTTCTTTCTTGGATCGTTCATCAGCTCGCATGTTAACCTCGAGGAGTCCCTTGGGAGGAGTTATGTACATCTCTCTTCTTTCTAAATCAACATCGGGGACAATTGCATCTACGAAAGGTATCCATACAAGCTGGTTAGTCTTTGCACTCCCGTTGCAAGCTTCCATGGACGAATCAAGCAAGACATGTAGAAGATCATTTCCTCCATTGTCGAAAACATTAGCAACAGTTCCAACAAGTTGACCAGTCTCCTGTACAATGCATGACTGATTCAGACCAGAGACTTTTCACATTTACGATATAAGAGGCAAATCCAAATACTAGACCTTGAGAAGAACTCTCATGCCTAGAAGATCACGACTGTAAAACTCTCCAtcatcaaggtcaggacgatCATCTTCCTCAGCAAGAAGAGTTGCGCCAACGAGTTGTCTCACCTAAAGCAAAACAAATCATCTAAAAAACTGTATCTTCTGAAGCTCTCATATAGTATCCATAGACACTGACCTGATCAACATCATCTAACCCTCGAAACTTGAGAATCCAACTCTTCTGAGCGGGGTGAGGTCTGCCTTCAACTAACTCAACCTCATCAATCTTATCTTGTCCCATCAACTGTTGCTTTAGCCATCTTCTACCAGGCTAATGACATCAAAGGAAAGGTAAATGTCAAAGAGAATGAGGATGAAATAAAAGCTCAAACTtagtttttctctctcttctgtTGTAAACAGTGTTACCTTAGAGAAACGTAAATCAGGAAAATCAGTGTTTGGTTTGATGCAAATCTCCCCTTGTAGGCCATGTACACCAGACAAGAACCCGACTTCAACCAAGTCCATCTTACTATCACTTCCGGTTTCCACTGCTTCCTCAGTAGCTGAAAGGTCAAAGACCACAGAGAACCAAACAAACCAACACTACATTCAATTCAATAATCCAGTTGCCAAgaagctttttaaaaataaataaaaattgctTAGTGGAACccaagcaaaagaaaatcaaatttattcGATAATCAAATTGCTaaagatttaattttttaagtttCAAAGAAACGTAAGTACCGGTGCTACGAACGGTGAAGCTACTACATCTTCCACCAGACCCCACGAGGCTGAAGTGACATGGAGCACGAGTCGAAGCGGACACGGGACGAGATAGTTCGAAGGTCTGGAAATGAAGGGAAGTATTGTTGGGGTTGAATAGTTGAACTGGTGGGAAAGTGATTGGTGTAGACGAACAGAGAAGCGCACAAGCTCTCAgcatcttctcttcttcctaACACTTCTGTTGCAATGGTGTGTGTGGATGAAGGATAATGACTAAATTATTATCTCTGGTGAAAGACTCTGAGCGACTCAGAGTGTTTCAGTTGTTGTCTCAATTCTAAACCacggtttttttttaaatttttttagtaaaGACAGGACCGTGGTCCGACTGAAAAATCACACTCTTCTTGTGACGGTCCGATTTACATCATAACCCGAGTTCTAATGTTAACCGTTAAAGTCGAGCAAATACCGTAGAAGAACCGGTTGACATCGAACCACGTGATTATAAAATGTCTTTTAGATTTGGAAGTGTGTGTGGTTGTTGGACTATAGATTATAACTGTACAATGGTTATCATAGTGTGGACTATAGAATGATTGACAAATGTTCTCTGCAAAAGATGTGGAATGTTTACTATACTAAGAGAATAAAATGTCTAGAGACTGATGAAATCTCTTGTCATAGATTATATACAATTCCAACTGTTATAAATATTACTTTCTTGGGCAAACAGAGAGCCTGAGATTGGTTTTTAGCAGCTGGGATATTCACTCGGACGACATCAAAGATCAAACACACTAATGAACTTAAAAACCAATCACACAGCACACACATGGAGAACAAAACAAGCAACCCTCAGAAACTGATCAACAACACTACTGGAACTGagaaaaatacatattattattgATCATCTGCGAGTGTGAGTGTGTATTATAAGTCTTATTATCTACATGAATCAGAAGACAGGAACACGTTTGGACTGAGTTAACAAACTGGGAAACAGCTTTTAGTATAAAGATTACATGGCTTCAGCTAAGGCAAACCACAAGGTTAGATATAGAGAGGGAAACAAAAAGCCAGAAGCAAAGGAAGCTGTTCGAGAGAAAAAACAATTGACAAGTAAAAACGGATGTAACACACTTACTCAGTCATTTCCTTAAAGCGTATAATATAGTTAGAGTTGGTTACTTCGTTCGATGATAGATCTGCACATAAGGCATGCACAATCATGAAAACTTTTACGAGAATTATAgactatatacatatataccatGGAGTTGAATCGATCATCGCATTATCAGTATTCTCCACCTCGAAGTATGATTTCTAATCTGAATTTTGCAAAGGGCCAGAGGCGCAAAGTGTAATAACTTTGCTTAAAACGTGTACAATAAACCATACAAGCTCGATGAAGATTCAAGCTCAACTTCTGCATTATTAGCATAGCAGTCTCCGTGTTTATATTACTGGTAAAAGGCAACTAAAAAGGTTTAACTATCAGTATAAGAGAAGTTCAAAGAGAAAGACATGAACGCAACTGGTGTTAACTTCCAAAATGATTTCACTCAATAAGAACTCATTTATACACATCCATTATCTCAGCTTAAACCAACTGTACATTTGTAACAAACTGCAAGATCTATCTTGGCAGAGAAGAACCAGTAATAGATTAGGATATAAGCCCACGACTAGTTCTTCTATTCAGAAGGTTCTAAAAAAAGCGAGCAAGCAAGGAACACTTACTCTCACTAGACTCAGACGAGCTTATTCTTTGGTTACCTAATTAACAGACCTAAAAGGAGGTTGAAGAACTAAAAATTAAGGGCCATTTTATGACTAAAATTCCAAAGGAGAGAAATCAGAATCTGCACTCGATGTAtatagacaaaaaaaagagagaaggaaGCTCTTATTCCTTGTTACCAAATCTCCTGCCAATGATAGGCCGAACATCATCAGCAACAGCCAAAGTCTCTAGGAAGGGAAGTATAGTTATCAAACCATCATCAGTTGGATCATCATACCAACTTTTGATAGGGATCCCGTT
This genomic window contains:
- the LOC103827733 gene encoding uncharacterized protein LOC103827733 is translated as MLRACALLCSSTPITFPPVQLFNPNNTSLHFQTFELSRPVSASTRAPCHFSLVGSGGRCSSFTVRSTATEEAVETGSDSKMDLVEVGFLSGVHGLQGEICIKPNTDFPDLRFSKPGRRWLKQQLMGQDKIDEVELVEGRPHPAQKSWILKFRGLDDVDQVRQLVGATLLAEEDDRPDLDDGEFYSRDLLGMRVLLKETGQLVGTVANVFDNGGNDLLHVLLDSSMEACNGSAKTNQLVWIPFVDAIVPDVDLERREMYITPPKGLLEVNMRADERSKKERRQLEWKERKKQQKRLIAAKKKLCELEQKHVFDGLRFGEKSQRSLLADHILDVNSTLLQKALQSIENSSKKRWNVTEEINALRARESDWTLNVSRECLSFDASKEKVGDNFSYLQQGKSLFSEGKVSICLVLNDHETEQLEGEDGPVSYLQTLLDDEQRFLKEEERACVPLIIVSPEHAIEDLRNLFQENDYFGFESDKVWFLKEETLPVVCSSPEEPKKHKILMKSPWEILKSPVGSGGVLSVLASHGITDSLSSLAIDFLQVHSIETRSQTPQHYINQMLVGFVSTKGGEIGIQVTEESEVKNMEMTFTLKFLKRLKGKIEFEAVMKMNSHVQMVEKEWVESVPTEPNSFEFRSDVYSVLSECSSPAKICLMNITV